One window from the genome of Actinomycetota bacterium encodes:
- a CDS encoding lysine 2,3-aminomutase, protein MAQTTNPGPFFSRVPKAHAASQPFTYPLEREWTEPDWTRLPGFRDVTRAEWETAQWQRAHTVKNLRQLLAVYGDLFPADLLASVERDQAERATMSMLLPPQMLNTMDERDLWADPVRRYMLPAFDDRDPEWPSHPLSARDSLHEADMWAVEGLTHRYPTKVLAELLPTCPQYCGHCTRMDLVGNSTPQVAKYKFEIKQPARHEQILDYLRRTPSVRDVVVSGGDVANLPIRVLEQFVSALLDIDNIRDIRLASKGLMGLPQHFLQDDVLAGLARLAAKANDRGVDLALHTHVNHANQLTPLVAKAAGALHDMGFRDVRNQGVLLRGVNAT, encoded by the coding sequence ATGGCGCAGACCACCAATCCCGGACCCTTCTTCTCCCGTGTCCCGAAGGCCCACGCGGCCTCCCAGCCGTTCACCTACCCGCTCGAGCGCGAGTGGACCGAGCCGGACTGGACCCGGCTCCCCGGCTTCAGGGACGTGACCCGGGCCGAGTGGGAGACGGCCCAGTGGCAGCGGGCCCACACCGTCAAGAACCTCCGCCAGCTGCTGGCCGTGTACGGCGATCTGTTCCCGGCCGACCTGCTCGCCTCGGTCGAGCGGGACCAGGCCGAGCGGGCCACCATGTCGATGCTGCTCCCGCCCCAGATGCTCAACACCATGGACGAGCGGGACCTGTGGGCCGACCCGGTGCGCCGCTACATGCTCCCGGCCTTCGACGACCGCGACCCCGAGTGGCCCAGCCACCCGCTGTCGGCCCGCGACAGCCTGCACGAGGCCGACATGTGGGCGGTGGAGGGCCTGACCCACCGCTACCCCACCAAGGTCCTGGCCGAGCTGCTGCCCACCTGCCCCCAGTACTGCGGCCACTGCACCCGCATGGACCTGGTCGGCAACTCGACCCCGCAGGTGGCCAAGTACAAGTTCGAGATCAAGCAGCCGGCCCGTCACGAGCAGATCCTCGACTACCTGCGCCGCACCCCGAGCGTGCGCGACGTGGTCGTGTCCGGCGGCGACGTGGCCAACCTGCCCATCCGGGTCCTGGAGCAGTTCGTGTCGGCCCTGCTCGACATCGACAACATCCGCGACATCCGGCTGGCCTCCAAGGGGCTGATGGGCCTGCCCCAGCACTTCCTCCAGGACGACGTCCTGGCCGGCCTGGCCCGCCTGGCCGCCAAGGCCAACGACCGCGGCGTCGACCTGGCCCTGCACACCCACGTCAACCACGCCAACCAGCTCACCCCGCTGGTCGCCAAGGCCGCCGGGGCCCTGCACGACATGGGCTTCCGTGACGTCCGCAACCAGGGAGTGCTGCTGCGAGGGGTCAACGCCACC
- a CDS encoding ATP-binding protein, whose translation MTVKAKDRKELRSFGLVTVVAALAAAVFLVWVGLGIGGSATTTLASNLFQAGTALIAASACFSAATRTPYGFGRAWTASLHRVWRLLGSAALAWGLGQVIWTYLEWRTGEEPGVPSLADVGYLTAVPLLIAGVLAFPIAPMRATARLRTLLDGLLIAASLLFLGWATVLGDAFRDNGTSSTLERAICLAYPLGDIVTGTIVLVLLTRSRGRGVIHLSMIAAAVFSLLIADLGFAYRIPTDTYTTGAMVDAGWVVGWLLLAVTALKPTVAELRRTDDEEEPSITRLALPYAPLVVAAVTALIIQIVTGEFEPFLVYTGTMIGLLVISRQIVALIENRQLNARLRATVEQLSEREQELKDGLRRELEAADRLRAADDMKDTFLRAVSHDLRTPLTAMLGVAVTLERTRLNLPREQALDLVAMLVEKTRKLERLLKDLLDLNRLEEGVLEPNRSLTDVRELVHRVVTEVDQLAGWPIDIEAEPIQAFIDGPKVERIVENLLLNTTRHTPPGTRVWVKALAKGADLELIVEDAGPGVPAELAGTIFEAFRRGGNGQPAPTMAHARGVGIGLSLVARFAALHGGHAWVDERWGGGAAFHVLLPDVVSYERGYAQVLDRL comes from the coding sequence GTGACGGTCAAGGCCAAGGACCGGAAGGAGCTGCGCAGCTTCGGCCTGGTCACCGTCGTCGCGGCGCTGGCGGCGGCCGTGTTCCTGGTCTGGGTCGGGCTCGGGATCGGCGGCTCGGCGACCACCACCTTGGCCAGCAACCTCTTCCAGGCGGGCACCGCCCTGATCGCCGCCAGCGCCTGCTTCAGCGCCGCCACCCGCACCCCCTACGGCTTCGGCCGGGCCTGGACCGCCTCCCTGCACCGCGTCTGGCGCCTGCTCGGCTCGGCCGCCCTGGCCTGGGGCCTCGGCCAGGTCATCTGGACCTACCTGGAATGGCGCACCGGCGAGGAGCCGGGCGTGCCGTCGCTGGCCGACGTCGGCTACCTGACCGCGGTGCCGCTGCTGATCGCCGGGGTGCTGGCCTTCCCGATCGCCCCGATGCGGGCCACGGCCCGCCTGCGGACCCTGCTCGACGGCCTGCTGATCGCCGCCTCCCTGCTGTTCCTCGGCTGGGCCACCGTGCTCGGCGACGCCTTCCGCGACAACGGCACCAGCTCGACCCTGGAGCGGGCCATCTGCCTGGCCTACCCGCTGGGCGACATCGTGACCGGGACCATCGTGCTGGTGCTGCTCACCCGCTCCCGCGGCCGCGGCGTCATCCACCTGTCGATGATCGCCGCCGCGGTGTTCTCCCTGCTCATCGCCGACCTCGGCTTCGCCTACAGGATCCCAACCGACACCTACACCACCGGGGCCATGGTCGACGCCGGCTGGGTGGTGGGCTGGCTGCTGCTGGCCGTCACCGCCCTCAAGCCCACCGTGGCCGAGCTGCGCCGCACCGACGACGAGGAGGAGCCGTCGATCACCCGGCTCGCCCTGCCGTACGCGCCGCTGGTCGTGGCCGCCGTCACCGCCCTGATCATCCAGATCGTCACCGGCGAGTTCGAGCCGTTCCTGGTCTACACCGGCACCATGATCGGGCTGCTGGTCATCTCCCGGCAGATCGTCGCCCTGATCGAGAACCGCCAGCTCAACGCCCGCCTCCGGGCCACCGTGGAGCAGCTGTCCGAGCGCGAGCAGGAGCTCAAGGACGGCCTGCGCCGCGAGCTCGAGGCGGCCGACCGGCTGCGGGCCGCCGACGACATGAAGGACACCTTCCTGCGGGCCGTCTCCCACGACCTGCGCACCCCGCTCACGGCCATGCTCGGGGTCGCCGTCACCCTGGAGCGGACCCGGCTCAACCTGCCCCGGGAGCAGGCCCTTGACCTGGTCGCGATGCTGGTCGAGAAGACCCGGAAGCTGGAGCGGCTGCTCAAGGACCTGCTCGACCTCAATCGGCTCGAGGAGGGCGTGCTGGAGCCCAACCGCTCCCTCACCGACGTCCGCGAGCTCGTCCACCGGGTGGTCACCGAGGTCGACCAGCTCGCCGGCTGGCCGATCGACATCGAGGCCGAGCCCATCCAGGCGTTCATCGACGGGCCCAAGGTCGAGCGGATCGTCGAGAACCTCCTGCTCAACACCACCCGGCACACGCCTCCTGGCACCCGGGTGTGGGTCAAGGCGCTGGCCAAGGGGGCCGACCTGGAGCTGATCGTCGAGGACGCCGGACCCGGGGTGCCGGCCGAGCTCGCCGGCACCATCTTCGAGGCGTTCCGGCGCGGCGGGAACGGCCAGCCCGCCCCGACCATGGCCCACGCCCGCGGCGTCGGCATCGGCCTGTCCCTGGTGGCCCGGTTCGCGGCCCTCCACGGCGGCCACGCCTGGGTCGACGAGCGCTGGGGCGGCGGGGCCGCCTTCCACGTGCTCCTGCCCGACGTGGTCAGCTACGAACGCGGCTACGCCCAGGTGCTGGACCGGCTCTAG
- a CDS encoding lytic transglycosylase domain-containing protein, whose protein sequence is MHRPPPPSAPFVRRLRAGGAAAVALLVWAVAAPAFTPGGALAAGPVAATAGGAIATGDPDPAEWARLRVLAWQRGREAAATAGRDRAAARRAAEGAGATATPASWVVPAGGGATIPALTLRAYREAAAWAAGFDPDCRLSWTVLAGIGRIESNHGLFGGPATRFSAAGTVSPRITGPPLDGRGVARIPDSDDGRWDGDATWDRAVGPMQFLPTTWRSLGRDGNADRVADPNNLFDAAVSAAGYLCLSGDGDLVDPARLRQAIYAYNHSSSYVDAVLGWARLYQGGVTAGPAVPAGPPAPATTAGPPATGVGGQPTTTTRATTTTDPPTTTRPTSTTRRPTTTTEPPTTTRPPTTTPTTGAPTTTTEPCQPTTTSTTTDGSTTTSSTTTTTTAPGGSTTTTTTLPPCEGA, encoded by the coding sequence TTGCACCGACCGCCACCGCCGTCCGCGCCCTTCGTCCGCCGCCTGCGGGCCGGAGGCGCCGCCGCGGTGGCGCTGCTGGTCTGGGCCGTCGCGGCGCCCGCGTTCACCCCGGGCGGGGCCCTGGCCGCCGGGCCGGTGGCCGCGACGGCCGGAGGCGCCATCGCGACCGGTGACCCCGACCCCGCCGAGTGGGCCCGTCTGCGCGTCCTGGCCTGGCAGCGGGGACGCGAGGCGGCGGCCACGGCCGGACGCGACCGGGCGGCGGCCCGGCGGGCGGCCGAGGGAGCCGGCGCCACCGCCACGCCCGCCTCCTGGGTGGTCCCGGCCGGAGGCGGCGCCACCATCCCCGCCCTCACCCTGCGCGCCTACCGCGAGGCCGCCGCCTGGGCGGCCGGGTTCGACCCGGACTGCCGGCTCTCCTGGACGGTCCTGGCCGGCATCGGCCGCATCGAGTCCAACCACGGCCTGTTCGGGGGGCCGGCGACCAGGTTCAGCGCGGCCGGGACGGTGAGCCCGAGGATCACCGGCCCGCCACTGGACGGCCGCGGGGTGGCCCGCATCCCCGACAGCGACGATGGCCGCTGGGACGGGGACGCGACCTGGGACCGGGCGGTCGGGCCGATGCAGTTCCTCCCGACGACCTGGCGGTCTCTGGGCCGCGACGGCAACGCCGACCGGGTCGCCGACCCCAACAACCTGTTCGACGCCGCGGTGAGCGCCGCCGGGTACCTGTGCCTGAGCGGCGACGGCGACCTGGTCGACCCGGCCCGGCTGCGCCAGGCGATCTACGCCTACAACCACTCCTCGTCGTACGTGGATGCGGTGCTCGGCTGGGCCCGCCTCTACCAGGGCGGGGTCACGGCCGGCCCGGCCGTGCCCGCCGGCCCGCCGGCCCCGGCCACGACCGCCGGACCGCCGGCCACCGGGGTGGGTGGCCAGCCCACCACGACCACCCGGGCGACCACCACCACCGACCCGCCGACCACGACCCGGCCGACCTCCACCACCCGCCGGCCGACCACCACCACCGAGCCGCCCACCACCACCCGTCCGCCGACGACCACCCCGACCACCGGCGCGCCCACGACCACCACCGAGCCGTGCCAGCCGACCACCACCAGCACCACCACCGACGGCTCGACGACCACGTCGTCGACCACCACCACGACCACGGCACCCGGCGGCTCGACCACCACCACGACGACGCTGCCGCCCTGCGAGGGGGCCTAG
- a CDS encoding response regulator transcription factor: MTRVFLVDDHHFFLSGLRAELGGEFEIVGEAGEVDAAVDGIRRTRPDVVLLDVHLPGGGGRAVLEAVRQTDQDIRFLALSVSDAAEDVIGVIRAGARGYVTKTISPHDLAAAIRRVQSGDAVFSPRLAGFVLDAFHGDLTGVVDPELDQLTAREREVLRHIARGFTYKEVARRLHLSVKTVETHVSSVLRKLQLSSRHELTRWASDRRLV, from the coding sequence GTGACACGCGTCTTTTTGGTCGACGACCACCACTTCTTCCTCTCGGGGCTCCGGGCCGAGCTGGGAGGCGAGTTCGAGATCGTGGGCGAGGCCGGCGAGGTGGACGCGGCCGTCGACGGCATCCGGCGCACCCGGCCAGACGTGGTGCTGCTGGACGTGCACCTGCCCGGCGGCGGCGGCCGGGCCGTCCTGGAGGCGGTCCGCCAGACCGACCAGGACATCCGCTTCCTGGCCCTGTCGGTGTCGGACGCGGCCGAGGACGTGATCGGGGTGATCCGGGCCGGCGCCCGCGGCTACGTCACCAAGACCATCTCCCCGCACGACCTGGCCGCCGCCATCCGCCGGGTCCAGAGCGGCGACGCCGTCTTCTCTCCCCGCCTGGCCGGGTTCGTGCTCGACGCCTTCCACGGCGACCTCACCGGCGTCGTCGACCCGGAGCTGGATCAGCTCACCGCCCGCGAACGCGAGGTCCTGCGCCACATCGCCCGGGGCTTCACCTACAAGGAGGTCGCGCGCCGCCTGCACCTGTCGGTGAAGACGGTCGAGACCCACGTGTCGTCGGTGCTGCGCAAGCTGCAGCTGTCCAGCCGCCACGAGCTGACCCGCTGGGCCAGCGACCGCCGCCTGGTCTAG